From Gossypium raimondii isolate GPD5lz chromosome 11, ASM2569854v1, whole genome shotgun sequence:
TCACATGCTTGGGTGGATGAAGCAACACGTCAACCCTTCAATCAATGGAGTAACTGGAGATGAATGCAACCCGGTTTCAACAAAAAACCCGAACCTGGAATCCATTTGCTTCACCGACGATGCTGAGTTTGTGGATCCGGATCCAGGTCACTCTTTCGAAGCTGTTGAACAACAGGTGTTTGGTTCTTCCACCATTCCTTCCATGTCTGGTTTTGTGGAACAAGCATTGTCAATGTCCAAGAACCTGTCTGAGACTGTAATGAAAGGGTTTAGACCCGAGTCAGTCCCGGTTTACGCTGCTCTCGTGAAGGAATTTGCAGTTTTCGACCGGTGGTTCTCTTCAATCCCCggtccaacccaacccaatagaCTCTTCGTTTATTCAGCCACTTCCCATGGTTCAACCAGCCATGTTAAGAAACAGTTAGCCCATGGCTACCCACAAAAAACAATCTTTGACTCTCTCCATGAGAATGGTAAGGATTTTGGAGTTTATTTCCAAAACATACCCACAACTTTGTTCTATAGAAGCCTTAGGAAATTGAAGTATGTTTTCAAGTTCCATCAGTTCGATTTGAAGTTCAAGAAAGATGCTAGGAAAGGTAAGCTTCCTAGCTTGACGGTGATCGAACCGAGGTATTTCGATCTTAAAGGATTGCCTGCGAATGATGATCATCCGTCCCATGATGTTGCTAATGGCCAAAAGCTTGTTAAAGAGGTGTACGAGATATTGAGGGCAAGCCCTCAATGGAACCAGACACTTTTGGTGATTACTTATGATGAACACGGTGGATTCTATGACCATGTCCACACCCCATACATCAATGTCCCAAGCCCAGATGGGAACACCGGTCCTGCTCCTTCTTTCTTCAAGTTCGATAGGCTCGGTGTTCGAGTGCCGACGATCATGGTCTCTCCTTGGATCAAGAAAGGCACTggtaaattaaatgttgatgCCTTTAGATGCATGCGATTGCTCTACTAATATTGGGGTGGCTTTGTTGCAGTGATTAGTGGTCCGAAGGGTCCTTTCCCGAACTCCGAATTCGAGCACTCGTCGATCCCTGCAACGATAAAGAAAATGTTCAATCTATCGTCCAACTTCTTGACTCATAGAGATGCTTGGGCCGGCACTTTCGAACATGTCGTCGGAGAGCTATCCTCTCCTAGAACTGATTGCCCAGgtatatttttcttcaattttatgTTGCAAGGACTTTTGAATGAATGACAGATACGAGTACGTGTTTGATATGGTAAAGACTCAATTATACCAATAATTAGTTTCATTTCAAATAATTGCAGAGAAGTTACCGGAAGCAGCACTACTGAGGACAACAGAAGCAAACGAAGACGCTGGTCTCTCTGAATTTCAGAGCGAGGTAGTTCAACTAGCCAGTGTGCTTAATGGTGACCACTTCTTGAGCAGCTTTGCCGAGGAGATGCGCACAAAGATGAGCGTAAAAGGAGCTCATGAGTACGTGAAAGGCGCAGTTTCAAGGTTTATAAGAGCAAGCAAAGAGGCCATAAAGTTGGGAGCCAATGAATCCACCATTGTTGATATGAGATCATCGCTTACAACTCGATCTTCTTCGATCCACAACTAGTTTATCTATTACAGGTTTTACAAATGTCTTGTAATATGTACTAAAACTGACTTTTTGTGAAAGAATTGTATCTGAATCGTGAATGTGATGAAAATTAACAGTGTCAAAATCCCTACTGTATAAATATAGTTGCACCTCTTTGTAGAACTTGGTCTTGATGGTCTTTGACAATCCGTATATTTTTGTAGTGTTCCTCTATTTGTACATATTGTAATcgtttatatacataaatttgtgtatttaacggattttttttaaaattaaagaatcttgTTAACATGAATCAATGGCTAGTAAAGATAGACATAATAATgctaaaaatgcaaataaaaaattttcccaTATCTATGCTTGAAACAAGTAATCATTACAATGAATCAAACTTCTTTGTACATAATGTTTGCTTCAAACTAGTCTTTTGATACTCAACAAGTTATAAGAGAAAGTTACAAAAGGATTcgagtattatatatatatatatatatttggcatTTGATAACACCATTTTTGAGCCCTCCAAAGTTACAAAGTGCAGATCAATGTCAATGAATGAAATTCGATAAAATTCATGATTTGAAGACAGTATGCAGGCATCTTGGTTTATATTCCTAGCTCAAGGCACCATTTTCAGCAACCAAAAGAATCGAATTAACCTTATACATTGGTTCTCGATTTCAAGCTCCTATAAACGTAACCACGAGATTAGCTTCCTTTTTTCCAGATGTTAGTTGGTGTTTTCTTCATGGATTAAGGTTCAAAATTAAACCACAACGGGAAAGAAAATAATCGGCTAAAGGCTTCATAATTAGTCCAACTAGTTCATCCAGCTCAACTGGTCTAAATCTCGATCCTCTGTACTTGCAAAAACCCTTTTTCCTCCCTAGGCTTTGGCTTACTTAAGGAATGGACATTAACACTACTGTTCAAAGTAATATGAAATGCATAACCTAGAAGACTATAAAACTATGAACATTAAAAGGTGTTTCCTTCATGGATTAAGATTCGAAATTACACAGCATAGGAAAGAAAACGATCGGCTAAAAGCCTCATTGTTAACACTACCATGAAATAAGATACCATTCCATATTTCTATGCCTTCTGAACGAGGTAAATTTACAGGTAAAAACAGCCAAACCCGAAGTTTAGCTCAAATAGTTCATCAAGGTCAACCTGGGGGTGAATTCATGTAAGGCCGGGTTCTGAATTTGACCCCCAGCACTTAGCCAAATCCAGTACCCATCTAAAAGTGGATGGCATTGCCACTACTGTTGAAGGAGTGTGAAATGGATAAACCTGAAGACTATTAAATTATGAACATTACTACACTGCAAAATACCTTTCTGAGATTCGAGGCTAGCTGTTCCAATTTCTCAATCTCCAGCAGATGAAGCagagattaaaaagaaaagagcagAAAAGATTCCTTATTCTTTGAGCTAATTGAAATGCCTTCAAAATTCATAAGAACGGAAATTGAACAAATTCGGAATTTTCTACTAAACCCATAGTTCCTAATTAATAATTGCAGAGATTGAccaatttaaataatgaaatcagGCTTTTTAGTACCTTTTGAGAATTGGGAACGGCGGCGAGCACAGCGCGAAGAGAAGCGACGGAGTTCTTATAACCTCAAGCGAGCCTCATCGAGAGCACAATTGCCGCTACTTCCAGTTCCACTCATTTCCAGGTGATGGCTACCATCGGGTGTCGAATCACCATTGCCTAAAACAGAGTTGTTGGATAGAGAAGGACCGTTAATGTAAGTAGTAGAAGGGTCGTAGGATTGGTGGACCACAAGGCAGGATTGCAGAGCTGTGGAATTTTCTTCCAATTTTCTCAACAAGGACTTCTTTTTGAACGTAGAAagtggaaaaaggaaaaataaataatgaaataaaagtagtaaaaaaaaaacgTCGACAGCAGGGTTCGAACCTGCGCGGGCAGTGCCCAACAGATTTCAAGTCTGTCTCCTTAACCACTCGGACATATCGACAAGGCGCTGAAATGTGCTTTCTGTATAAAACTTAAATTCGATTCATAATCAATTACGTACCTCGATATTGCCCATTatctaactttttatttttaatatttttaataaatttattattttagaagaaattttatctaattcttacataaaatgttttttttttcttttgattattgaaattttacGTAAAATGTGTATGTGTTTTTTCTACCATTGAACCATATTAGAGGTGTAGAACTTACCTCATATATCGtttgttgaattattgaaaaattttaaatgtggttAGTGTGATAATAAGAGTGAAGACAAAAAATTTTAAGCGaggtgaaattaaattgtaattttaatagtctatatattaattattttaaaggaataaataaaattttatcattttaggaaggattaaagtgtaattttatctttattattttaaaatttaaaaaactcaaaataaataatttttcattttagaagGGCTTAGGCCTTACCAACCCCTTAACTACACCTTGTGTGATAATCTGAATTTATTAAGGCATATATGTGATAATCTctgtttttaaatgaaattatccTATTATCAATGTACTAAAATGAAGCTCTTAAAATTAtgtagaatttaaattttaattaatttgttaaaatagtaaattctataaaagagtttaaaaattttataggtGTTTTTTATTAGCAAAgtatatgatataatataagTGTAGACAGTATTGAATTAACaatgcatcaaatattatttatatctactttGATTAATTggttagtatttttttatataatctacTATTATTCAACTCTATCGATAATTATGGATAACAACTGATTTAAAACTGATTGACTCcggtgaaaattttaaactcccatatatttttttatttatttccctTTAAATGAAACATTGAAAGAAGTTAAAACGGTGCGTTTTGATATGGTGTAATGAGAGAAGGAGAGCCAAAGACTGAAGCTTGAATATGTGAGCGAGGGAGAGAACAAAggataaccaaaaaaaaaaaaaaggtggggGCTTAAGCCATGACAAATACTCTAATTGCTCAGCTTCATCTTGTTCCTCCATTCCCTTCCCCTTCCAAACAATCATCAATCTCTCAACCTCAAATTAAAATCCCCAACAACCCtaacccaaaacccaaacccattGTTTTCTCTAAATTCCTCTCTTTAGCTCTCACTTTAACCTTAAACTCCCCACTTCCTTCATTAGCCATTCCATCTCTCACCTCTCAATCTTCCCCTCAAGCTCCTCTCACCACCACCCCTTTTACTCAGTCCAAGTTCTTGCAACTTGGACTTGAAGATGGGTCTGTTTTAAAAAACCTtcccttttttgtttatttggtttGAATTAAGCTAATGTACGTACGtacgtgtgtgtgtgtgtgtgtgtggttGGTTAATGTTTTGATTGTTTTCTTGATGGTGATGATTGATGACAGGAAAATTAGGCCTTGCCCTTCAACAAATCCAGGTTGTGTTTCAACCAATGCAAAGTCATCATCTTTTGCCTTTCCATGGGTTGTTCCTGAGACTTCTAAAGAGAATGCAGTTCAGGTTTTGAGAAAAcaattatgattttgtaatgTGAAAGTAATTTCATGTTTGGTTTGGCTTTGAGAGCATTGCTTCATTTGCAGGAACTGCAAGAAGCGATTTTAAAAACTCAGAAGAATGCCAAGATTGAGGTTGTTGAAGATACCCCAAATGGTAAGTAGACATAAATTGGCATTTGGGGGGTTGCTGTTCGTATCTTCGTTTAGGGTTTAGACTGATATGATATGAAACTGAAACAAATTCAGGGAAATATATACAAGCTGAGGTAGATGGAGGGTTTGGTCCTGATGTAATGGAGTTTTTAGTGAAAGGTGATGTTGTTACTTACAGGTCAATGGCCATGAAAGTGACCTATATTTACCCTTTCACAACAGCAATTGGTGATTCAAAGGGACAGCTTGAGAGGTTGAAGAAGATCGTTGACCAGTTAGGCTGGTATGTTCCAAGTTTTGATTCCATGGAATAGCCATATTCATTGCTTTTTGAATGTgtaatatttttctctttatctTCAAAGTGGTAATATTTTTCTTAGATTGAAAGTGATGAAGCAACAAACTGTAAACAGTTAAAACTACAATCATGAACCAATCAAACAAATTCCCTAAGCTTTGCCTGTTTCttcaaaaatgattaaaaagagCACCAAACccttggttttttttctttgttttatacaGATTGAGTATTGCTTTTTAGTTGCTAAAACATCAACGTTTGAACCGCAGCAATTAGGTGACACTGCTTGAAACAAAAGCAAAAGaacatttcttcttcttcactcaACATGATTGGTTCCATAACAGTAAATCAATGTAGCCCACGTAAAAGTGTTTGATtgtgaatttttctaaaaccCCATAATTCCCCTGGCAAGGAAATGTGATAGTATCGCCTGTAAGGTGctgggaaaaaaagaagaaaatgctTCCACAAGTCTCTCATGGCGGTGCCTTTCAGATTGGCCCTTCGGTTCTGTTCTGTAATGGCGGAGGCTCTGGTTCAAGCCCCAAACATGGCGGAACAGCTAGAAGGATGAAATTCCATGGGAAAAAACTACTGCCTTTGCTTGTTCTCGTCCTTTCATGTCTTTCAATTCTCAGACTTCTTAAAATAGCAATGATTGCTTCACATTCTTCATCTCCGGAGTGTTCATCGGAATGCAGTAATTTTCTATCAAATGCAACTCCAGTGGTGGATTCCGAGTCCGGTGGCCGACATGAACCCACCCCTGCTGCCACCGCTGCCAATGCAACCCTTCTCACCCCAAAGGAATTCATGGTTCTTTCGAAACTTGTTACACGTAAAGCGCCTTGTAATCTCCTTGTTTTTGGTCTTCAATCACAGTATTACAATCTTTCATCAATAAACGCAGGAGGAATCACTGTTTTTCTCGAGGATGATCCTTTGAAGATAAGTGAAATCAAAGCTGATTTTAATGGAACTCGAATTTATAACGTCAAGTATCAGATAGCAGCTAAAAAAGCATACAATTTGCTCAAACATGCAAGGAAAAATCCTGCTTGTTCTCCCACCATAAATCTGTTGAATCAATCGAGTTGCAAATTGGCATTGAGAAACTTACCAGAAGACGTTTATAAGCTTAAATGGGATGTCGTGGTGGTGGACGGGCCGATCGGGGACACGCCAGAAGCACCAGGGAGGATGCCGACTATCTACACTGCCGGCATGTTGGCAAGAACTGATGGGATTGGGAAGAAGACAACGACTGACGTTGTAGTTCACGATGTTCATCGGACGattgaaaaatggttttcttgGGAATTCTTCTGCGAACAAAACTTGGTCTCTGCTAGAGGGAAACTCTGGGTTTTTAGAATACCTGTCCATCAATCGAATTCTACAAGCTTTTGCTCTTCTGAGACAGTTGTTAATGGCGGATCCATCTAATGATATGTTTTTTATTGTCTGTTTGATGTTAGAAACCAGGTTTGAGATGTCTTCTTTGTTAGAAAACAGGATCTAATCTCGGGTTACTGAAATGTTTTGGTTCATTCAAACTCATATTCAACACTTAAATTAAATTCAGGTGGAATTAAGACCTATACctgcaattttaccaaatataatcttcttcttttttacttgttttttgctttacaatttcttttcaaGAAGAAAATTAGATGGGCACGTATTAAGATTGCAACACAGAAAGTTCAAGCTTTTGAGTTTCATTGATACACCAAAAATTTACAGAAATGGGAACCTGTCAAGCCTAATTAAGTAAACGGGCTTTCTCGCCTGTGTTACAATCTGCATCTCCGATTAGTCTCAACATCAGAAATCCGAAAAGCAGAAccacaaagaaaaatggaaggcATCTAGTGTTTTTGATTACTTTTAAACCCGACAGTTCTCCGGTAAAGGCAACACACCGTCGAAGAAATCACCAAAGTACCCGTGCGGTTCGTGTACTAACCTCGATATGATGTCTCTAAGTGTTATTACTCCTTCCAAATTCCCGTCATCGTCCACTACGTACATACGATGGATCTTTTCTGAGTCAAGCGTCTGGATCAATTCCTTGATGGTTTTATCTCTCTTGCAAGTAACCGTGCCGCTCAACATCGGCGATCTCTTGTCGTGTTTCTCCAAGTAGTTTTTAACTGCTATCAAGAAGTTCTTCGCCGTGATAGATCTATGCAATCAAGAGGACTTAATTCAGAACACAAAATATATATCtgatatgaaattgaagctttcaAATCAATCATCACAAACCTGTAATCGCGGTAGATCTCTGGTGCGGTTAGAAGGAACTGTACATCTCTAAGACTTATGTTACCGATAGCTTTTTTTCCTCCACTTTCAACTACCGGTACGCCTCCGATTCTATTTTTCCTCATTAACTTAAATGCTTGAAGAACCGGTTGATCCTCGTGTACCTGATATACAAAGAGGGATTCACTAACATATCGCTTGCTAAAGAGTAGGTTTAGTTGAAGGCAAGCTATGGGGAAGATTGCTAGAAATGCAAGGCAATTGCTACCGGACAAAGCCCAGATTCGGCACTCACACTCAAGTTTGAGCAACATAATTATGAGCCTTAATTTGCAATGTATAAGGTGTGCAATTTCATTAAGACATTTGATAAAGCATCGTAAGAGTCATGGCAATGGAAATGAAAAGCCTCGAATCGATGAAAACGAAAAACTTAAACAGATAACAGCTACTCACTTTGATAATTTCCTTAGGTGACATTGTGGGAAGACCGATCTCCAAAAGTTTCTTAGTTCCCCAGCTTTCAAACCAGTGAAACCCGGTGCATTCAGCTAACATGTGAATGACAGCTGACTGCGTGATGATGTTATTGATCTTTCCATCACCGAGATCAACTACTGGAACACtcttcattttatatttagaaaGCAGTAACAACATAGTCAAAAATGAGTTCGATTTTTGCAAAGCAAGGAATGGTGCCCATCGGAACGTCCCCGAGATATCGCGAACCTGTATGCTATCACCAGTTAACAACATCGGTACGTCTAAGAAAGAGAGAATTCAAGATGTAGGAAGCTGTTCTATAATAGAGATTTAGAAATACCACCTTAGTGTTCTTGTAAAACTTGGAGGACGTTAGAGCCTCAAAAAAGTCTCCCGAAGTAATCGAAGCATCTTCGGGGCCTAAAGTCCCGAGTCCCACAGCAGAGGTCATTCCATTAATAGATACCGCGAAATAAGTTCCACTGGGAGATGAAGGGCTTCTAGGTGAAGGTGGTTCTGACtgaaaaatggtggaaatttttACTCATGTCAAACGCATACCCTTAATCTACACTCACACCAAAGTTTGATTAACATAAACTACTGCAACCTAACAACAAAAGATGTCCATTAGCAATTATCCTCTTGGccagaaaaaaacaaaagatgtCCATTAGCAATTATCCTCTTGGCCAGAAAAAAACAAACAGATCATATatattgggtttgatttttCGACCTGTTGCAAAATCCATATAGCAATTCCAGCGAACTCTACAATGCCAATGTATCTGTCAATCCATGTTGCATCGTCAGGGGCATTAACATCAACAACTGGTGCGCTAAGAATCTTGTTTTGAGCCAGTATTTGAACAGCCTCTGCTAAACTAGCATCCGATTTTATCTCAATCCCTGCAAACAGAATCTCAC
This genomic window contains:
- the LOC105802109 gene encoding non-specific phospholipase C6, which produces MGESKTSPPPSFSFIFSLFLTVACLFTPLGAQQQSPIKTIVVLVMENRSFDHMLGWMKQHVNPSINGVTGDECNPVSTKNPNLESICFTDDAEFVDPDPGHSFEAVEQQVFGSSTIPSMSGFVEQALSMSKNLSETVMKGFRPESVPVYAALVKEFAVFDRWFSSIPGPTQPNRLFVYSATSHGSTSHVKKQLAHGYPQKTIFDSLHENGKDFGVYFQNIPTTLFYRSLRKLKYVFKFHQFDLKFKKDARKGKLPSLTVIEPRYFDLKGLPANDDHPSHDVANGQKLVKEVYEILRASPQWNQTLLVITYDEHGGFYDHVHTPYINVPSPDGNTGPAPSFFKFDRLGVRVPTIMVSPWIKKGTVISGPKGPFPNSEFEHSSIPATIKKMFNLSSNFLTHRDAWAGTFEHVVGELSSPRTDCPEKLPEAALLRTTEANEDAGLSEFQSEVVQLASVLNGDHFLSSFAEEMRTKMSVKGAHEYVKGAVSRFIRASKEAIKLGANESTIVDMRSSLTTRSSSIHN
- the LOC105802108 gene encoding thylakoid lumenal 17.9 kDa protein, chloroplastic, which codes for MTNTLIAQLHLVPPFPSPSKQSSISQPQIKIPNNPNPKPKPIVFSKFLSLALTLTLNSPLPSLAIPSLTSQSSPQAPLTTTPFTQSKFLQLGLEDGKIRPCPSTNPGCVSTNAKSSSFAFPWVVPETSKENAVQELQEAILKTQKNAKIEVVEDTPNGKYIQAEVDGGFGPDVMEFLVKGDVVTYRSMAMKVTYIYPFTTAIGDSKGQLERLKKIVDQLGWYVPSFDSME
- the LOC105802106 gene encoding glucuronoxylan 4-O-methyltransferase 1-like; the protein is MLPQVSHGGAFQIGPSVLFCNGGGSGSSPKHGGTARRMKFHGKKLLPLLVLVLSCLSILRLLKIAMIASHSSSPECSSECSNFLSNATPVVDSESGGRHEPTPAATAANATLLTPKEFMVLSKLVTRKAPCNLLVFGLQSQYYNLSSINAGGITVFLEDDPLKISEIKADFNGTRIYNVKYQIAAKKAYNLLKHARKNPACSPTINLLNQSSCKLALRNLPEDVYKLKWDVVVVDGPIGDTPEAPGRMPTIYTAGMLARTDGIGKKTTTDVVVHDVHRTIEKWFSWEFFCEQNLVSARGKLWVFRIPVHQSNSTSFCSSETVVNGGSI
- the LOC105802105 gene encoding SNF1-related protein kinase regulatory subunit gamma-1, with amino-acid sequence MASLQLRRESSMDQQESPRSPEAKLGMKVEDLWGVQEPKLSPNEKLNACFESIPVSAFPLAPQGIEIKSDASLAEAVQILAQNKILSAPVVDVNAPDDATWIDRYIGIVEFAGIAIWILQQSEPPSPRSPSSPSGTYFAVSINGMTSAVGLGTLGPEDASITSGDFFEALTSSKFYKNTKVRDISGTFRWAPFLALQKSNSFLTMLLLLSKYKMKSVPVVDLGDGKINNIITQSAVIHMLAECTGFHWFESWGTKKLLEIGLPTMSPKEIIKVHEDQPVLQAFKLMRKNRIGGVPVVESGGKKAIGNISLRDVQFLLTAPEIYRDYRSITAKNFLIAVKNYLEKHDKRSPMLSGTVTCKRDKTIKELIQTLDSEKIHRMYVVDDDGNLEGVITLRDIISRLVHEPHGYFGDFFDGVLPLPENCRV